Within Trachemys scripta elegans isolate TJP31775 chromosome 12, CAS_Tse_1.0, whole genome shotgun sequence, the genomic segment TGTGACCCAGTCTTAAAGTAAGGTTAGGGGGTAAACTCACTCCAGCCGGGTTATGGGATGCAGTTTCCACTGGTCTTCCTCTTCATCAAAGAAAGATCTATTCATGATCTTGTTCTTTTCCTCCAGGGGAATAAAGTTTTCAATAATCAGGTGCCTGTAGATAACAGGCAAGAACAAAGATGGGACATATGCAAATAGGAGAATTAACATCTCATTAACATCCCACAACCTCTCCAACACAGCCCTAGACAAAGAGGAGGAATTTCTAGTTGTCTCTTGTTCTATAAGCAGTGGATTGCAAGCCAACTCCCAAGAATAAAATACCTTTAGTGAGAGTTAAGGGCAGCATATGGAGCaatgggactagggtgaccagatgtcctgattttataggaatagtcccgattttggggtctttttcttatatagactcctattatcccccactcccgtcccgatttttcacatttgctgtctggtcactctaaatgGGACCTACTTTAGCTTTAACTCCCTGGTAAGCTCATTCTGGGTCTGTTCCAGTTCTTGACGCTCCTTGATGTGCTCCTCCTGGAGGTCGTGGATCTCTGCCTTCACAGCTTGCAGCTTGGAAAATAGCTGGAACAGGTGAGAAGCACCAGAGCAATGACTATTCAATGTTGCTATCACCTTCACATGCAGTGCCATTCAGTTTCTAATCCATCTGACCTAGCATTATTGACTTTTTACCTTTTTGAGTTTTTTGGTTTTGATGTCCACCTCTTGCTGTAGGGAACTATAGGTCTCTTTCAGCTCCAATGTTTCCTCATCCCGACTTTCCATTTGTTGCTGGATTTCTCGCTCCCGACGTTTCTAAGGAATACCACAAACAAGATTAGATCAACACTGTCATATTGTTGCCTTCGGTGCCTGCATACATGAAAGCCACATCCAAGGCGTCCCTTTTGCCTGGGATCCAGGACTCTTGATTTAGATTCCAATTTCAAGTTGTTAAAACGTCAACCCTGTGTTTATTTGACTTTGAAGGGTTTGTTGGGCGCCTCATAGGATATTTATTGTGAATAAGCTCAGTTAAAGGAGTGGGAGTGTTGAAACCGTAGCAAGGACtttctttctccaaaatgttaatTAGCCATTGCAGTTAAATATGCACcaacaaaaacacaaaatagAAAAAGTTGTAAGTAGTCTGACTAAATATCCCTCTCCTCATTTAATTGCTGCAGCTTTCACTCTCTATGATATCATTTCATTAGTTCTCCACCACAGAAATTTCTAACCAAGAACCAGGACCAGAGTctctaatgtaaaaaacaatgaggaaaaaaagattACAGGCCTTCTCTATACATCATAAAGCAGTAAAAAGGACACaaaccctttttctctctcttttgccaGTAATCATTAAACTAGGGCTAGGGATCAATCATTAATCTCAGGAACACTAGTTTATAGTTTTTCTTACCTTCATGTTTTCTGAAAGGTCTAGAATAGCAGCTCTTTGCCACAAAATAATAAATTGGTTCCCCCTCTCTTACCTGTTCTGCAATTTCCTGACGTTTCTGCTCCAAGATTTTCTGCTGTTCATTTGTGTGATCCACAATGTTTTTCCCTCCAACAAGGAGCTTGCTTTCCATtgcctgaaagaaaaaaacatatcGAGAGGTTAACCTCTCAAGCAGCCATGTaactcattctttttaaaaaacagtaatgaCTCCTTAGGTAGTTACCACTGAACTCTCCTTTATAAGGGGTGTCACTCACTGAACATCCAAATTTAAACCTGTTGTTATGTAAATTGTTCTCTCTGTGAAATCCTACATAATTGTAAGGTTAATGCATTAGTAATTTGTCTTGTGTTCTGCATTATGGCAATCCGTCCCACATTTTGTCTGAGAGGTTGACATGGAGGCTTTCACATATATAAGTTTCTAATAATCAGTAACAGAATGAAGCTTGTTACTTATAAGTTACAGTATAATAAGAAGTGTGTATATCACATTTCATCTCTTGTACTGACTTCCTAGGGTCCTACAAGTAGGTTCTACAACCACAGTTCATAAATTATATAAAACATCTTACAAATGTGAACCACTACttctaaattcatttttttaaggaATTCCCACCTCTGTCTACATAAAGTCGATTTTGAAAACTTCTGACTCAGGCACTCCCCCTCACCATTACTCTGACCCAGGTATACCCCCTCACCATTACTCTGAAACTTTCTCTACATGGTTAGCATCCCAATTTGATGAAATGCCATCCTTCCCTAAACCCAGAGAACATTCCCTTCAAGGAGTCCAACAAGCACTCTACCTTGATTTTGGcacccagcatttctgctgcttcCTTCTCTCGCTTCAGATCCTCCatcttcttctccttctcctttagCAACCTCATCTTTTCTTCTGCCACCAAGCTGTGATCCTCTACAATAGCTTTCTTCTCAATTTCCAGCTTTTCCTGCTGCTCCCTCCAGTAATCATCTTTGTCATCCCCTTCATCACCCTCTTctccatcctcctcttcctcttccccaccatctcttctcctttctctcctctttcttttgcCAACAGACCGTTTTTCCAATTGTGCCTTGAGCCGAGCGATTTCTTCCTGGAATTCTCGTAGCAGTGCATCCTTAGGATCCTCATTAACTCTTGGTTTGTTCTTGATGTTTTTGGCACGGTTGGCATATCGCAGGGTAGTAAGAGTTTCTTCTACATTGTAAGAGGCAGGGCCTATATTGGCCACCATCACAGTCTTAGCATTGCCACCTAGTGAGTCCTGAAGTAGCCTAGTTAGTTTTGAGTCCCGGTATGGAATGTGAGTGCTTTTACCATCTACTAGGGCAGATATAACATTGCCCAAAGCTGAAAGGGAGAGGTTAATCTTGGTAGCTTCCTTCAACCTTTCCCCCTGTGCTCCAGTCTTGGCCTGGCGTTCACTGCCTGCAAGGTCCACAAGGTTGAGTTTTCCTACACGGATGTGATTCTCTCCATCAAGTCCCACCTCGCTGCACTCAATAGTGATCACAAAAATGGCATGGGAACGAGAGCTATGCTCATTCATGTTGGTAGCACCAACTGAGCGGTTTTGGTTCCCCACATTCATGACGTGCTCGATCTCCTTGACACTCTTTGTGACAAAAGATGACAAGTCCTTCACATACACCCCAGTGTCTGGTCTCTCTTTCAGTTCCAGCCTCTTGGACTGATCCTTTGATAGCAAATCTCTGATTTCTTCTTGGTATATTTCCAGATAAGAAGCTCTAACCAAATACTGCTGGTTCTGAGATCGAGAGATGTGGGTGAAGATGTGGTCAAACGAATTGGGGATGACCCCTCTTTTTTCAGGATCACCACGCACTCCTTCCATTGTATATGTTTTTCCTGTCCCAGTCTGCCCATAGGCAAAGATAGTCCCGTTGAACCCTTGCAGGACAGAATCCACCAGAGGTCTAAAGGTCTCATCATAAAGTTCAAACTGCTTGGAATTCCAGTCATAGACAGCATCAAAGGTGAAGGTTTTAGGCAGCTCATGAGATGTTCCCCTGGGATTCTTCACAGATACCTGCCCTAACTTGACATCCACATCAACAACTTTATCATATGAAGCTGCCTTCTCTTTCCCATTCATTGGCCGGCACCGCACCACCACCCTGACGGATTCAGAACTCTTTAACTTGGACATGATGACAGTACGGTGGCTGGGGAGATTTGACAGACGGGTGATCCAGGAAGGCCAGGAGCGCTGAAAACCTAGAAATAAAGAAAGGGCACGTGACTACTTTTCAGTAAATTTTTGTGCAAAGGCACAGATTCAACTCATTTAATTCTGCAGGCTTTAGGTCAAAGCCGCCGCTTTCCGGCCGCCgctaccaccccgggccctttaaactgccaccagagctctgctgctggagccggcagagatttaaagggcctggggtggtagcggcagccggagccccaggcccatTAAATCGCCGCTCGAGCCTTGCTGCCcgggggtagtggtggcagctgggacccccGGGGCTCCttcggcgatttaaagggcccggggctccattgcagtagtggcagctggagccccgggccctttaaatggcctctgagccccggggctcccagccacctctgcagctggtagctccggcagtgatttaaagggcccagggctacCAGCCACCACTactgcagccagagcccggggccctttaaatctctatTTAAAGGGCCTAAGGCTCTAAAGGCTCCCCCACctccggttgaggccacaccccctgctcaggactccagcatactggtaaatcctttaagttactttcacccctgttggtgcttatgctgctgcctactgcATTAAAGATGCTGTTTAGAGGTTCTTGTGAGGAACCCAATCAGTGTTTAGATCAAGTGCTACAACTCATCCAGCAAAATTATAAATTCAGGACAGATCTGAAGAAATTATACATATATTTAGAAAGTTGCCTCTGATTAAAACTACCTTCTGTtactaaacattttcatttcataatGAAGAGCTTACAGTAGCCACTCCCTTGCCAATACTCTTCCTGGCATATCACATTTAATTTCAGGGAAGAGGCATGAAACAGTTACATTAACCTAATGCTGCTGCCTCCCCCTCTTCAGCTGCCCTTATACTGCAGAGAAATGGAAGGTCACAGAGGACCAACGCAGACAAAAAGAAACTGGTGAACAGCAGCCTTTGTGCATCCTCTTATGCACTACCAGCTTTAAATGCCTGCATTTTTAGTTGCCTAAAAATTGTCCTTGACTGTTTTTACTGCAGCAGCACCTGACAGATTGTGAGGGTCTTTGGAAATCAAATATAAATACACTGGATTCTGGAGGGAGTCACATTTTGGTTCTGGCACTTCAGGGTCAGGATTCAGATTTAATTAGTCCTATGTTATTTACATGTTATGTCATCAGAAAGATGCAGTGCTTCAGTTTCCTGCCATAGGTTTAAAACTCATCTCTAGGATCTCTTAAAGGAAAGATATTGCCTGGAAAAGTACCACGGATGCTTTTTCTTTGTTACATTTTAAGTCACCTTTTGTAGGTCTAATTACAGCATAATAAATCTTTAATGGAACTGCCATAGCTGCCAGGATTCAAGAGAAACCCATAAAGCTTCTTTTCACCTTTCAACTATGATACCTAGTGCTGTGTGTAGTCTGTGTTTCCAGAGCCCTGGAATTTAATGCAGAATCTACTATCCATGACAGAAACATGTGGcagaatctaagggcttgtctacacttacagcactgcagtaccactggtgcagctgtgcatttgtagcgcttagtgaagatgctacctacaccaaCGGGAGatcttctcccatcggcataggtaactccacctccccgagaggctatagctatgttgacaggagaagccctcccactgACATAACACTGTCTATACCAGGAGTTAGGTTtatataactatgtcactcaggggtgtggtttttccacacccctgagagatgtagttatactgacatacaTTTGTAGTGTGTACCAGGGctaaacagtctctctctctctctcacgcgcacacacacacatccacgcacgcgcacacacacacaaatgcatttCTAGTCCTTAtcattgcaaagaaaaccttcaatGTGAACTGGCACgaagggctttggagctgtgctccggctccgctccagctaaaaacctgcagctccactgctcctccgtgctccgctccaaagcccccAAGGCAGAGTTGGCTGCACACTTGGGAAAGTAGAGTAAACCATCCCCATTCATCTTAATGgtgtgttaactctgaaaccaaCTGGCAATTAAATATCAACACTTAATTTAACTACTGTGCTTGTTGCGGATGTTAGAGATAGTGGATGATGCTGGGGCAGGCGCAGTCAGACAGCTTTTTGCTGTTAAGGACTGCATTGCTGGTTATGACAAAATTTCAAGTCACCGCCAACTATGCTCACAAGGTGGATGGAAGAAATATTCCCATTCAGTGTTAAAAGCTGTAAAATTCAGCTTTCCTCCCCCATTGTTGCCAAAACCTTCAGGTTCCTCCCTACCAACATCTATGGTGCAGTTATGCATTTGCAATAGAAACATCTCTAACATGTTAAAAATAGAGGACGCAGTTCCAATTCACAGTTAGCATAGTGGAGCGGGTAGGAAGAAGCCATAAAGATGGCTCTAGGTTGTGTTTATGCCTCTCTGGTCCTGAACCAGCCCCTAGTGCAAGTTAGATCAGCCACAAGCTATTATAACTTATACAACCTAGGACAACGAAGCTGGCAAGGGATCAGCGAAGTGCACTGCAGTCTGGTCCTGGATCTTCGTCCTCCAACTCCCATCATGCCCCTATCCCCTCACAGCCTGCCCCAATACATATTCTGCATGGAGCTGAGAGATGGAGAATGGGAGAACTCAGGATGCCAGATTTACATCAGCCCAACATTCCTCCCTCCTAAGGCTGGTTAAAGGCTCATTTGCACCACTTCTTAGGAGAGGCTGAGGACCCTGTCCTTAAAAATTagaggaaagaataaaataaatttaacttAATATCAAAATAATTAACATGAGCAAAAAGTACATGGGTCTTTGATCATACTCCACCTTCTTCTAGTGTACCTGCTACTTTAGGGTTGGAGCTTGCAAAGTAACACCAGTTTCCCCCAGCTTCAACTCGTACATCCTAAGCTGAAGATAGCCATGTGTACTCTAGATGTCATGGGGTCAACAGTTTTCAACAGATCTATGCCATAATTATTCCCATCCCAATATACTTTTATTTGGATTCTTTGTATAGGCCAGCTCTGCTCCAGTACCCAAAAATGACGAAATATATTCCACATCCAAGTTCTAAAGTACTAAGTGATCGAATGCCATCTGGTTTTACAAGGTTCTGCAGTAGACAAAACTCATGCTACAGAACAATTTGATTCACAAAGCCCTGCAGTTTATGGGTTCTGTGATGAGGAGACACCTGGAGATGGTGAAACATGCTGATCCATCCCTAGTCATTAGCACATTGAGCttccctttaaaagaaaataggtAGCCATTCATCGATGGGCTCATGAAATGCAACTGAAAGGTCTCAGacaaaccaatttttaaaaaatgaaccctCTAAGAAGGATGCCTGTTTGAAATCTTTCCAACAGCTGGACCTAAGTATAAAGCAAATTCAGAAAA encodes:
- the KIF3B gene encoding kinesin-like protein KIF3B, with amino-acid sequence MTIVQIRGFQRSWPSWITRLSNLPSHRTVIMSKLKSSESVRVVVRCRPMNGKEKAASYDKVVDVDVKLGQVSVKNPRGTSHELPKTFTFDAVYDWNSKQFELYDETFRPLVDSVLQGFNGTIFAYGQTGTGKTYTMEGVRGDPEKRGVIPNSFDHIFTHISRSQNQQYLVRASYLEIYQEEIRDLLSKDQSKRLELKERPDTGVYVKDLSSFVTKSVKEIEHVMNVGNQNRSVGATNMNEHSSRSHAIFVITIECSEVGLDGENHIRVGKLNLVDLAGSERQAKTGAQGERLKEATKINLSLSALGNVISALVDGKSTHIPYRDSKLTRLLQDSLGGNAKTVMVANIGPASYNVEETLTTLRYANRAKNIKNKPRVNEDPKDALLREFQEEIARLKAQLEKRSVGKRKRRERRRDGGEEEEEDGEEGDEGDDKDDYWREQQEKLEIEKKAIVEDHSLVAEEKMRLLKEKEKKMEDLKREKEAAEMLGAKIKAMESKLLVGGKNIVDHTNEQQKILEQKRQEIAEQKRREREIQQQMESRDEETLELKETYSSLQQEVDIKTKKLKKLFSKLQAVKAEIHDLQEEHIKERQELEQTQNELTRELKLKHLIIENFIPLEEKNKIMNRSFFDEEEDQWKLHPITRLDNQQMMKRPVSAVGYKRPLSQHARMSMMIRPEARYRAENIVLLELDMPSRTTRDYEGPAIAPKVQAALEAALQDEDEIQVDASTFESMSNKKSKSRPKTGRKSGGSSSSGTSGSPLYPQSRGLVPK